Proteins encoded together in one Synechococcus sp. BL107 window:
- a CDS encoding isochorismate synthase MenF — MSADLSFSNLIATAQRGWLDRQHDDGLLSLALPLDGIDPLRGLPQLAVDHTFRVLWDSAPGLCFAAAGHCQQLELAGARRFELAQRFADLSLSRLTDTKTDTPAQARPRVLLSFQFFDQTSERDHNTHGCPSVQAVLPRWQLSRQGRRGWLRLNGVVSNAAEARELAEQLWLKHLDLQNRESDQPKPSSAIQLDTRDSSSWQQRYASALERGLDLVNGGELHKLVLAVRQSFDVGTSFDPLPLLTRLRRQQAGSCRFLWQRKADDVFFGASPERLLSLRGGFLRSDALAGTAGPGDDGQQLLRSDKDRREHELVVETITDQLRESGLSPWRRPQPQLARHGRLTHLHTPITAAAQGKSVLALAEQLHPTPAVAGLPRREAMAWLRALEPFERGNYAAPIGWIDSAGDAELRVAIRCGHAQGRRLDLTAGAGLVRGSIAERELQEVGLKLAVLADQLALGSTESPQLNSRPLRESVF; from the coding sequence ATGTCTGCTGATCTGAGTTTCAGCAACCTGATTGCCACCGCCCAACGGGGCTGGCTTGACCGACAGCACGACGACGGGCTGTTGAGTTTGGCCCTGCCATTGGACGGCATCGATCCGCTCAGGGGCCTGCCTCAGCTGGCTGTTGACCACACATTCCGCGTGCTTTGGGACAGCGCACCCGGCCTCTGCTTTGCCGCCGCCGGCCACTGCCAGCAGCTCGAATTGGCGGGTGCTCGACGCTTCGAACTCGCCCAACGATTCGCCGACCTGAGCTTGAGTCGGCTCACAGACACCAAGACCGACACGCCAGCCCAAGCAAGACCCAGGGTGTTGCTGTCGTTTCAATTTTTTGATCAAACCAGTGAGCGCGACCACAACACCCACGGCTGCCCATCCGTGCAGGCCGTGTTGCCCCGCTGGCAACTCAGCCGCCAAGGGCGACGGGGCTGGCTTCGCTTAAACGGTGTCGTAAGCAACGCCGCCGAAGCCCGTGAACTCGCCGAGCAACTGTGGTTGAAGCACCTCGACCTCCAAAACAGAGAATCCGACCAACCCAAACCAAGCTCGGCAATTCAACTGGACACCCGCGACAGCAGCTCCTGGCAACAGCGCTACGCCAGCGCCCTGGAGCGTGGTTTGGATTTGGTCAATGGCGGTGAACTCCACAAATTGGTTCTGGCGGTGCGCCAATCGTTCGATGTGGGAACAAGCTTCGATCCCTTGCCGCTCCTAACCCGTTTGCGGCGTCAACAGGCCGGCAGCTGCCGCTTTCTTTGGCAACGCAAAGCGGACGATGTGTTCTTTGGCGCTTCCCCAGAACGGCTCTTAAGCCTCCGCGGCGGTTTCCTCCGCAGCGATGCCCTCGCTGGCACCGCCGGACCAGGGGACGACGGCCAGCAATTGCTCCGCTCCGACAAAGACCGACGAGAGCATGAACTGGTGGTGGAAACCATTACCGACCAACTCCGCGAAAGCGGTCTGTCTCCCTGGCGCCGGCCCCAGCCCCAGCTGGCACGCCATGGGCGCCTCACCCATCTCCACACACCCATCACTGCCGCTGCGCAAGGCAAGTCGGTTCTGGCACTCGCCGAACAATTACACCCCACCCCTGCCGTTGCCGGACTACCCCGCCGCGAGGCGATGGCCTGGTTGCGAGCGCTGGAGCCGTTTGAGCGAGGAAATTACGCCGCACCGATCGGCTGGATCGACAGCGCTGGAGATGCCGAACTCCGTGTTGCAATCCGTTGTGGCCACGCCCAGGGACGTCGTTTGGATCTCACCGCAGGGGCTGGTCTCGTCCGCGGCTCCATCGCCGAGCGGGAGCTTCAGGAAGTGGGCTTGAAGCTCGCCGTGCTCGCCGACCAGCTCGCTCTGGGGTCGACAGAATCGCCCCAGCTCAACAGCAGGCCTCTAAGAGAATCTGTTTTTTAG
- the menA gene encoding 2-carboxy-1,4-naphthoquinone phytyltransferase, giving the protein MQEPQAVATRYAQRRALWKAAIKWPMYSVAVMPVLLAAGWQLGFKGILRWDQLFGFLLAAILLLLWENLSNDLFDADTGVDAVGKPHSVVNLTGRRDRIAWLSTASLLLGLSLMGWLAWRSHPAVLLLVLLSCGLGYVYQGPPFRLGYQGLGEPLCWLAFGPVASSAALLVLAPAGVGDVPWTSALVLGAGPALATSLVLFCSHFHQVEEDAAHGKRSPVVRLGTARAAALIPWFVGLTLTLEWLPVALGHWPPTALLSGLGLPAGWALIRLMRRHHNQPQRTCTSKFLALRFQAWNGLGLALGLALAPLWPLG; this is encoded by the coding sequence ATGCAAGAGCCGCAGGCTGTCGCAACCCGTTACGCCCAACGACGGGCGTTATGGAAGGCCGCGATCAAGTGGCCGATGTATTCGGTTGCGGTGATGCCGGTCCTTTTGGCCGCTGGATGGCAGCTTGGTTTTAAGGGAATTCTGCGTTGGGACCAGCTCTTCGGTTTTTTGCTCGCCGCCATTCTTTTATTGCTTTGGGAGAACCTGAGCAACGATTTATTTGATGCCGATACGGGAGTGGATGCGGTTGGTAAGCCCCATTCGGTTGTGAATCTCACCGGCCGTCGGGATCGCATTGCTTGGCTGTCAACTGCATCCCTACTGCTCGGTTTGAGCTTGATGGGATGGCTGGCCTGGCGAAGCCATCCCGCCGTGTTGCTGCTGGTGTTGCTCAGTTGTGGCTTGGGCTACGTCTACCAAGGTCCGCCATTTCGTTTGGGCTACCAGGGGCTGGGGGAACCGCTCTGTTGGTTGGCGTTCGGTCCGGTGGCGTCGTCTGCAGCTCTGTTGGTGCTCGCTCCAGCTGGAGTGGGGGACGTGCCTTGGACATCTGCATTGGTGTTGGGAGCTGGGCCGGCCTTGGCCACCTCGTTGGTGCTGTTTTGTTCCCACTTCCATCAGGTGGAGGAAGACGCAGCCCATGGCAAGCGCTCACCGGTGGTGCGCCTGGGGACCGCACGGGCGGCTGCGCTGATCCCTTGGTTTGTGGGCCTCACCCTCACCTTGGAGTGGTTGCCAGTGGCCTTGGGCCATTGGCCGCCTACGGCTCTGCTGAGTGGTTTGGGCTTGCCGGCTGGATGGGCTTTGATTCGTTTAATGCGGCGACATCACAATCAGCCGCAGCGCACCTGCACCAGCAAATTCTTGGCCTTGCGCTTTCAGGCTTGGAATGGATTAGGGCTTGCCCTCGGCTTAGCCCTTGCACCGTTGTGGCCGTTGGGATGA
- a CDS encoding o-succinylbenzoate synthase — protein MTIQLQVRPFSFSLLQPLRTATGVLFERRGWLLRLCDGDTGAVGWGEVAPLRTEQWLRCQTLLEELPGEVSRGQLEALIAQASGALGFGLAAALAELDGLVGDLSSEPWQEAPPPAQLLPAGEQMLMALDQVLIDCPPSHALTFKWKVATEASEREQRWLEQLLVRLPHNARLRLDANGGWDRLTAGVWLERLRQESRFDWLEQPLAVTDHEGLEQLAQRGSVALDESLEHRPELRNSWIGWQVRRPSVDGDPRPLLRQIQSGVPNRMVSTAFETGIARRWVHHLAALQWVGPTPAAPGLAPGWCPKGPLFSDNPELVWAAAG, from the coding sequence ATGACGATCCAGCTTCAGGTGCGTCCCTTTAGCTTTTCGCTCTTGCAACCGTTGAGGACCGCTACTGGTGTGTTGTTCGAGCGGCGCGGGTGGTTGCTGCGGTTATGCGATGGCGATACCGGTGCCGTGGGTTGGGGGGAAGTGGCGCCGTTGCGAACGGAGCAGTGGTTGCGCTGCCAAACCCTGTTGGAGGAACTGCCTGGAGAGGTGAGCCGTGGTCAGCTTGAGGCCTTGATTGCTCAAGCATCAGGGGCGCTTGGCTTTGGCTTAGCTGCAGCATTAGCCGAGTTGGATGGACTCGTGGGGGACTTGTCGTCCGAGCCTTGGCAGGAAGCGCCTCCCCCGGCTCAGCTCCTGCCAGCGGGCGAGCAGATGCTGATGGCATTGGATCAAGTTCTCATCGACTGCCCGCCATCCCACGCGCTCACCTTTAAGTGGAAGGTGGCCACCGAGGCATCGGAACGCGAACAGCGTTGGCTGGAGCAGCTTCTCGTGCGTCTTCCCCATAACGCCAGGCTGCGGTTGGACGCCAATGGCGGGTGGGATCGCTTGACCGCAGGAGTTTGGCTAGAGCGGTTGCGGCAGGAGTCGCGGTTTGATTGGCTGGAGCAGCCGTTGGCGGTGACTGACCACGAAGGGCTCGAGCAATTGGCCCAACGCGGATCGGTGGCCCTCGATGAATCACTTGAGCATCGACCCGAGCTCCGAAACAGCTGGATTGGCTGGCAGGTTCGGCGTCCGTCGGTGGATGGGGATCCAAGGCCGTTGTTGCGGCAAATCCAATCTGGAGTTCCCAATCGAATGGTGAGTACCGCCTTCGAAACTGGGATCGCTCGCCGTTGGGTGCACCATCTGGCGGCGTTGCAGTGGGTTGGTCCAACGCCTGCTGCCCCTGGTCTTGCGCCGGGATGGTGTCCTAAAGGACCCTTGTTCTCTGACAATCCAGAGCTGGTCTGGGCAGCTGCAGGGTGA
- a CDS encoding AMP-binding protein: MIDPDHILQALDAGRWVPLADAPMVLPLDLFPPGPGVVVRSGGSSGGRRWCLQPRHHLDASAAATATWLQDIGMDPQRCLVLNPLPIHHVSGLMPWWRARSWGVPHHRLPSTLMKQPGELLRHCRDLPDWSNRAVLLSLVPTQLGRLLSHPAGREFLGEMRVIWVGGASLAKPLAEQARAAGIPLAPCYGATETAAMVTALSPQQFLAGDSSCGAPLSDVELRLGVDEALEVRTQRLAMGSWRDEQPEVLLPVANSTGWWRSGDRAQINGGLVIRGRLDTALSCGGETVFPEQLEARLMRELRVAGLPVECVLFLGMDDPEWGQRLVTLVRTSDSVVLEQLAAMTAEWPTSDRPRRWVLCPELAPTDAGKWQRQAWRDWLKRLDLAQG, encoded by the coding sequence GTGATTGATCCCGACCACATCTTGCAGGCCTTAGATGCCGGTCGATGGGTGCCATTGGCAGATGCACCAATGGTGCTGCCTTTGGATTTGTTCCCGCCAGGTCCGGGAGTCGTGGTGAGGAGTGGAGGCAGCAGCGGTGGTCGTCGCTGGTGTTTGCAGCCTCGCCACCATCTCGATGCTTCCGCTGCCGCCACGGCCACTTGGCTGCAGGACATCGGGATGGATCCCCAGCGGTGCCTAGTGCTCAATCCTTTGCCGATTCATCACGTCAGTGGGCTGATGCCTTGGTGGCGCGCCCGCAGCTGGGGGGTGCCCCACCACCGCTTGCCTTCAACGTTGATGAAGCAGCCTGGAGAACTGCTCCGTCATTGCAGGGATTTGCCGGACTGGTCGAATCGTGCGGTGTTGCTCTCGTTGGTGCCAACACAGTTGGGTCGGTTGCTATCTCATCCGGCTGGCCGGGAATTCTTGGGCGAGATGCGGGTGATTTGGGTTGGTGGGGCGTCGTTGGCCAAGCCCCTGGCGGAGCAAGCAAGGGCTGCCGGAATTCCCTTGGCTCCCTGCTACGGGGCAACTGAAACGGCGGCGATGGTGACGGCGCTCTCCCCTCAACAATTTTTGGCTGGGGATTCATCCTGCGGAGCCCCCTTGAGCGATGTGGAATTGCGGCTCGGAGTTGATGAAGCTTTAGAGGTCCGAACCCAACGCCTGGCAATGGGCTCATGGCGTGATGAACAGCCTGAAGTGTTGTTGCCTGTTGCGAATTCCACGGGTTGGTGGCGTTCAGGAGACCGGGCCCAGATCAATGGGGGGTTAGTGATTAGGGGTCGGCTGGATACAGCATTGAGTTGTGGTGGTGAAACCGTTTTTCCTGAGCAGCTCGAAGCCCGATTGATGCGTGAGCTTCGCGTGGCGGGTTTACCCGTGGAGTGCGTTTTGTTTTTGGGAATGGACGACCCGGAATGGGGCCAACGGTTGGTGACATTGGTGCGGACGTCTGATTCCGTCGTTCTGGAGCAGTTGGCAGCCATGACGGCTGAATGGCCTACGTCAGACCGTCCTCGACGCTGGGTGTTGTGTCCTGAGTTGGCTCCAACGGATGCTGGGAAATGGCAGCGGCAAGCCTGGCGTGACTGGTTAAAGCGGTTGGATTTGGCCCAGGGTTGA
- a CDS encoding thioesterase family protein → MNAYPWLEIHRTVRFSDTDAAGVMHFQHLLGWCHQAWEASLEQFGIPVGAVFPGGRSEQPSVALPIVHCHADFRAPMHVGDAAVIHLQPKRIDPGCFEVISQIRLGDQPVASGGLQHLAIDAVTRKRCSLPEPIERWIEASTLGQIQPL, encoded by the coding sequence ATGAACGCCTACCCATGGCTGGAAATCCACCGAACGGTGCGCTTCAGCGACACCGATGCCGCCGGGGTGATGCACTTTCAACACCTCCTGGGCTGGTGCCATCAAGCGTGGGAAGCCAGCCTGGAACAGTTCGGGATTCCAGTTGGTGCCGTTTTCCCCGGTGGGCGCTCCGAACAACCCAGCGTGGCCCTGCCGATCGTGCATTGCCATGCAGACTTCCGGGCCCCCATGCATGTGGGGGATGCCGCAGTGATCCACCTTCAACCCAAACGGATCGATCCCGGTTGTTTTGAGGTGATCAGCCAAATCCGCCTGGGTGATCAACCCGTCGCCAGCGGTGGCCTACAGCACCTCGCGATTGATGCCGTGACGCGCAAACGCTGCAGCTTGCCCGAACCGATCGAACGTTGGATCGAAGCCTCAACCCTGGGCCAAATCCAACCGCTTTAA
- a CDS encoding DUF2752 domain-containing protein: MWLKGIHPQLPGFSCPLRALTGIPCPTCFLTRATSAALTGDLHDAMHWHLFGPVLAAVLVGWSVVSIRQRRLMPRGVFRRAAARPTLALGTCSLLAYWLLRLSFNAWPSSA; encoded by the coding sequence TTGTGGCTAAAGGGAATTCACCCTCAGCTTCCGGGGTTCAGCTGCCCGCTGCGGGCTCTTACCGGCATCCCCTGCCCCACCTGTTTCCTCACCCGCGCCACCAGTGCAGCCCTAACCGGAGACCTCCACGACGCTATGCACTGGCATCTGTTCGGCCCTGTGCTGGCAGCGGTCTTGGTCGGTTGGTCTGTCGTTTCAATTCGCCAGCGGCGGCTCATGCCCCGAGGTGTCTTTCGGAGAGCAGCAGCCAGGCCAACCCTCGCCCTCGGCACTTGTTCGCTCCTTGCCTACTGGCTCCTACGCCTCAGCTTCAATGCTTGGCCCTCCAGCGCCTAA
- a CDS encoding NAD(P)H-quinone oxidoreductase subunit H, with product MTQLETRTEPMVVNFGPHHPSMHGVLRLVVTLDGEDVVDCEPVIGYLHRGMEKIAENRTNVMFVPYVSRMDYAAGMFYEAVVVNAPEKLANIPVPKRASYIRVLMLELNRIANHLLWLGPFLADVGAQTPFFYIFREREMIYDLWEAATGQRLINNNYFRIGGVAADLPWGWLEKCRDFCDWFAPKIDEYEKLITNNPIFRRRIEGLGTIETKDAINWSLSGPMLRASGVPWDLRKVDHYECYDDFDWQVAWEKEGDCFARYRVRIEEMRQSLKILRQACDMIPGGPTENLEAKRLNEGKGSDAAGFDFQYVAKKVAPTFKIPNGELYTRLESGKGEIGVFLQGNNDVTPWRFKIRAADSNNLQILPHILKGHKVADIMAILGSIDVIMGSVDR from the coding sequence ATGACGCAGCTGGAAACGCGCACGGAGCCCATGGTGGTGAACTTCGGACCCCATCACCCCTCCATGCATGGGGTGCTGAGGCTGGTGGTCACCCTGGATGGCGAAGACGTGGTGGATTGCGAGCCGGTGATCGGCTATCTCCACCGCGGCATGGAGAAGATTGCCGAGAACCGCACGAACGTGATGTTTGTGCCCTATGTGAGCCGCATGGATTACGCGGCCGGCATGTTTTACGAAGCTGTCGTCGTGAACGCGCCGGAAAAACTGGCCAACATTCCCGTGCCAAAACGCGCCAGCTACATCCGAGTGCTGATGCTGGAGCTCAACCGGATCGCCAACCACCTGCTCTGGCTTGGCCCCTTCCTCGCAGACGTTGGCGCCCAGACGCCATTTTTCTACATCTTCCGAGAGCGGGAGATGATTTACGACCTCTGGGAAGCGGCCACAGGACAGCGGCTGATCAATAACAACTACTTCCGGATTGGTGGCGTAGCAGCAGATTTGCCCTGGGGTTGGCTTGAAAAATGCCGTGATTTCTGCGACTGGTTCGCCCCCAAGATCGACGAATACGAAAAGCTGATTACCAATAACCCAATCTTCCGCCGCCGAATCGAGGGTTTGGGCACGATCGAAACCAAAGATGCGATCAACTGGAGCCTGAGTGGTCCGATGCTGCGCGCCTCAGGAGTGCCATGGGACCTTCGCAAGGTGGATCACTACGAGTGCTACGACGACTTCGACTGGCAGGTGGCCTGGGAGAAGGAAGGCGACTGCTTCGCGCGTTATCGCGTGCGCATCGAAGAAATGCGTCAATCGCTCAAAATTCTTCGCCAAGCCTGCGACATGATTCCTGGCGGTCCCACGGAAAATCTCGAAGCGAAGCGTCTGAATGAGGGCAAGGGCAGCGACGCGGCTGGATTTGACTTCCAGTATGTGGCGAAAAAGGTGGCTCCCACCTTCAAGATCCCTAACGGAGAGCTCTACACCCGACTCGAATCAGGCAAAGGCGAAATTGGCGTGTTCTTGCAGGGCAACAACGACGTCACCCCCTGGCGGTTCAAGATCCGGGCTGCTGATAGCAACAACCTCCAGATCCTTCCCCACATCCTGAAGGGACACAAGGTGGCCGACATCATGGCCATCCTGGGCTCCATCGACGTGATCATGGGATCTGTGGACCGCTGA
- the rsmH gene encoding 16S rRNA (cytosine(1402)-N(4))-methyltransferase RsmH, with product MPPFSHVPVLADAVVAGAEHLPHQNGVLIDATLGGGGHSALLLERFPGFHLIGLDQDPTARAAAAERLAAFGDRVEILATNFASYTPPAPVLMVLADLGVSSPQLDVAERGFSFRLDGPLDMRMNPGSDAETAAELIDRLEENALADLIYGYGEERLSRRIARRIKADLAAQGPYEGTAALAYAVAGCYPPKARRGRIHPATRTFQALRIAVNDELAVLDRLLDQAPDWLEPGGVMGVISFHSLEDRRVKTAFLQDERLERITRKPTVATEDEQDSNPRSRSAKWRLARRVNGL from the coding sequence GTGCCTCCTTTCAGCCACGTGCCTGTTTTGGCCGATGCCGTGGTGGCTGGAGCTGAGCACTTGCCCCATCAAAACGGCGTCTTGATCGATGCCACCCTCGGCGGTGGCGGCCACAGCGCCCTGTTACTGGAGCGTTTCCCTGGCTTCCATCTGATCGGACTCGACCAAGACCCCACGGCCCGGGCCGCAGCGGCTGAGCGATTGGCTGCGTTTGGTGATCGCGTTGAAATTTTGGCGACCAACTTCGCGAGCTACACCCCACCTGCCCCGGTTTTGATGGTGCTTGCCGACCTCGGGGTGAGCAGTCCACAGCTGGATGTAGCGGAGCGGGGTTTCAGCTTTCGTCTGGATGGTCCCCTCGACATGCGGATGAATCCTGGCAGTGATGCGGAAACTGCGGCTGAGCTGATCGACCGGTTGGAGGAGAACGCGTTGGCGGATCTGATTTATGGCTATGGGGAAGAGCGTTTATCCCGCCGCATTGCCCGACGGATCAAGGCCGACTTGGCGGCCCAGGGCCCCTATGAGGGCACGGCAGCGTTGGCTTACGCCGTTGCCGGGTGCTACCCGCCGAAGGCCCGTCGCGGTCGCATCCATCCGGCAACGCGAACGTTTCAGGCGTTGCGGATTGCGGTCAACGATGAGCTCGCCGTGTTGGATCGATTGTTGGACCAGGCACCGGACTGGCTCGAACCAGGAGGGGTGATGGGGGTGATCAGTTTCCATTCACTCGAGGATCGGCGTGTGAAAACGGCGTTTCTGCAGGATGAGCGGTTGGAGCGCATCACGCGTAAACCAACGGTGGCAACGGAAGATGAACAGGACAGCAACCCCCGCAGCAGAAGCGCCAAATGGCGTTTGGCGCGTCGCGTCAACGGTCTTTGA
- a CDS encoding cysteine desulfurase family protein, whose product MAPYWTEHWGNPSSRQHRQGLTASAAIALARRQIAEALCIDPNRLIFTSGATEANNLALLGHARTHGGGHLISVRTEHHAVLDPLAQLHREGFQISLLTPQPNGLITPAQLEEAIRPDTRLVSVMAANNEIGVLQPLKELAEICRDRGVVFHSDAAQAFGHIALEPDNLGLDLVSLSAHKLYGPKGIGALMIREGLELEPLQWGGGQEAGLRAGTLPSPLIVGFAAAVQQAMADRDERQRRLSGLRDQLWNGLNDQLPSIERNGAAAPRLAHNLNITLPGVSGSRLHRSLRPHLACSSGSACSNGAPSHVLQALGRSRADAEASLRLSLGRSTTASAVEQAIACIVEAVAAQQT is encoded by the coding sequence ATGGCGCCCTATTGGACTGAGCATTGGGGTAATCCGTCGAGCCGTCAACATCGCCAAGGCCTCACCGCATCGGCAGCCATTGCCCTGGCGCGGCGCCAAATCGCAGAGGCCCTCTGCATCGATCCCAATCGATTGATTTTCACCAGTGGCGCTACCGAAGCCAACAATTTGGCCTTGCTTGGCCATGCGCGAACTCACGGTGGCGGTCACCTGATCAGCGTGAGGACGGAACACCACGCTGTGTTGGATCCCCTCGCCCAACTCCATCGGGAAGGATTCCAGATTTCGCTGCTAACGCCCCAGCCCAATGGCTTAATCACTCCAGCCCAACTGGAGGAAGCAATCAGGCCGGACACACGTCTGGTGAGCGTGATGGCCGCCAACAACGAAATCGGTGTCTTGCAGCCCCTGAAGGAACTCGCAGAGATCTGCCGAGACCGTGGGGTCGTCTTTCATAGCGATGCAGCCCAAGCCTTTGGACACATTGCGCTTGAACCCGACAACCTGGGGCTTGATCTCGTCAGCCTCAGCGCTCACAAGCTCTATGGCCCCAAAGGCATCGGCGCCCTAATGATCCGCGAGGGGCTCGAGCTGGAGCCCCTGCAATGGGGAGGTGGGCAGGAAGCAGGCCTGCGCGCCGGCACGCTGCCCAGCCCCTTGATCGTGGGCTTTGCGGCGGCTGTACAACAGGCCATGGCGGATCGAGACGAACGTCAAAGACGGCTTTCTGGGCTGCGGGATCAACTCTGGAACGGGCTTAACGATCAACTCCCCTCCATAGAACGCAACGGTGCCGCAGCTCCGCGCTTAGCCCACAACCTCAACATCACCCTTCCAGGCGTGAGCGGCAGCCGCCTCCATCGCAGCCTTCGGCCCCATCTCGCCTGCAGCAGCGGTTCCGCCTGCAGCAACGGCGCACCATCCCATGTGCTCCAAGCCCTCGGACGGTCCCGCGCCGACGCCGAGGCCTCCCTTCGCCTCAGCCTGGGACGTTCGACCACGGCCAGCGCAGTCGAACAAGCCATCGCATGCATCGTTGAGGCCGTGGCTGCACAACAAACCTGA
- a CDS encoding response regulator transcription factor, which yields MSDAPIPPTEEQEAPPPAPRLLLVDDEPGLRTAVQAYLEDEGFDVATAVDGEEGFTKAQQMLPDVVISDVMMPRLDGYGLLKKLRDDERLGGTPVIFLTAKGMTADRTQGYMAGVDDYIPKPFDPDELVARVRNVAQRQHRLLQEAARFADTDMGQMAKQITEIRSLLAQAEALPSKDPVVHSFTPREASVLQLVAEGLMNKEIARQLETSIRNVEKYVSRLFNKTGTSSRTELVRYALEHRLVT from the coding sequence ATGAGCGACGCCCCGATTCCCCCCACTGAAGAGCAAGAGGCACCGCCTCCGGCACCAAGGTTGCTCCTTGTGGACGACGAGCCCGGGCTGCGCACGGCGGTTCAGGCCTATCTCGAGGATGAGGGGTTCGATGTCGCCACCGCGGTGGATGGAGAGGAAGGATTCACCAAGGCGCAGCAGATGTTGCCCGATGTGGTGATCAGCGACGTGATGATGCCTCGGCTGGATGGCTATGGCCTGCTGAAGAAATTGCGGGATGACGAACGGCTCGGCGGCACGCCTGTGATTTTCTTAACGGCAAAGGGCATGACGGCTGATCGCACCCAGGGCTACATGGCTGGGGTGGATGACTACATCCCGAAGCCGTTCGATCCCGATGAGCTGGTGGCGCGGGTGCGCAATGTGGCGCAACGGCAGCATCGGCTGTTACAGGAGGCGGCCCGCTTCGCTGATACGGATATGGGGCAGATGGCGAAGCAGATCACAGAGATCCGCTCCTTGTTGGCCCAGGCGGAAGCCTTGCCCTCCAAGGATCCTGTGGTGCATAGCTTTACGCCGCGGGAGGCGAGTGTGCTGCAGTTGGTGGCGGAGGGGTTGATGAACAAAGAAATTGCCCGGCAACTGGAAACTTCGATCCGCAATGTGGAGAAGTACGTGAGCCGTTTGTTCAATAAAACCGGCACCTCCAGCCGCACGGAATTGGTGCGTTATGCCCTCGAACATCGACTGGTGACCTGA
- a CDS encoding RluA family pseudouridine synthase, which yields MADGVAGWRQGWRPAARNAGWAHHDRVLRHGEGEWLSQWMANRYQHSDVTVWLGRIAAGELHRNGEPLRGDTQLASGDEIRWQRPPWLEEAIPDQWDTIHDDGDLLVINKPSGLPVMPGGGFLEHTLTALLASTGAKPVHRLGRFTSGLQVCARTAATRAALSKQFRPDSRCQKIYQAWAHRVEGLEPGKSLVVSTDVVERQHPLLGWLWGPEPRDKEPTRKRLTAHSTVRLLDRCAAGDRLEVTIRTGRPHQIRIHLAQLGSPLLGDPLYLLNRKISDHATPGDGGYGLHAWRLDGLTAGGLSLQAALPKSFNA from the coding sequence ATGGCTGATGGGGTTGCCGGTTGGAGGCAGGGCTGGCGGCCGGCAGCACGCAATGCAGGTTGGGCCCATCACGATCGGGTCTTGCGCCATGGCGAGGGTGAATGGTTAAGCCAATGGATGGCAAACCGTTATCAGCATTCCGATGTAACCGTTTGGTTGGGTCGGATTGCTGCCGGTGAACTGCATCGCAATGGTGAACCGTTGCGGGGGGATACCCAGCTGGCCAGTGGGGATGAGATTCGTTGGCAAAGGCCACCGTGGCTTGAGGAGGCCATACCGGATCAATGGGACACCATTCATGACGATGGTGATCTCTTGGTGATTAACAAGCCATCGGGGCTGCCGGTGATGCCTGGAGGCGGTTTTTTGGAACACACGCTCACTGCATTGCTGGCATCCACGGGGGCGAAACCAGTGCATCGGCTGGGCCGGTTTACGTCGGGATTGCAGGTGTGCGCGAGGACGGCAGCAACCCGGGCAGCGCTGTCAAAACAGTTCCGACCAGACAGTCGCTGTCAGAAGATTTATCAGGCTTGGGCCCATCGGGTGGAGGGCTTGGAGCCCGGCAAAAGCTTGGTGGTGAGTACTGATGTGGTGGAGCGTCAGCATCCGTTGCTGGGTTGGCTTTGGGGGCCAGAACCGCGGGACAAGGAACCGACTCGGAAGCGGCTCACGGCCCACTCCACGGTCCGATTGTTAGACCGTTGCGCTGCTGGCGATCGGCTTGAGGTGACAATCCGTACTGGGCGGCCCCATCAGATCCGAATTCATTTAGCCCAATTGGGTAGTCCTCTGTTGGGAGATCCGTTGTATCTCCTCAATCGAAAGATTTCCGACCATGCGACACCGGGGGATGGGGGATATGGCTTGCATGCATGGCGGCTGGATGGACTAACGGCTGGAGGCTTATCGTTGCAGGCCGCCCTGCCTAAAAGTTTCAACGCTTAA